Part of the Mycteria americana isolate JAX WOST 10 ecotype Jacksonville Zoo and Gardens chromosome 10, USCA_MyAme_1.0, whole genome shotgun sequence genome, GCACTGGGCTGGGCCTGGATGTTTTCACTCTGTTATTTCCTCTGTGTGTAACCAGAATGTTGGATCTGCTGGAGATTGCTCAAAGTGGGAGAacatgcagaaaagggaaaaaaaacttgaAGCAGATGCAGGCAGCACCTGCAGATGTTCCTCATCGGGGTGGGCACAGCAGACAGTGCTAAGCTGGGGGGAAGGCCTACTCCAGCTCACCTGAACGGCTTTCTCACTCGAAGTGACAGTCTGGTGCGAGAAGAggagggggttttgtttgctttttcaacaGTAACTGCCAAAAGAAGGCTCCCAGTCTGAGGAGGTTAAAGCTGGGCGTTCCAGCCGAACCCTGGAGCCTCTTGTCCTGAtgtgctcccttcctcctctctgcctagGGTAGTCAAGCCAAAAGTGGCCTCCATGGAGGAGATGGCAAGCTTCCACACGGACGCCTACCTGCAGCACCTGCAGAAGGTCAGTGAGGAGGGGGATGATGACCATCCGGAGTCCGTGGAGTATGGACTGGGTAAGGATGCGTGTCTTCAGCGAGAGATTAACTGAGTTTCAGGTACTTTTTGCTGGAGCTGAGGTTAGACAGAGGGGTGAGCTCAGGTGGGCTGCTGGGCTGTTTGTGGAGGGAAGCACTCTGATGGGGTGTTGCTGAACCCCGTCAGCCAGCCGCCACCTGCCAGGCTGACGTTTTGACTGTTGCCAGCAGGGGGTACTGTCAGCCCCATGCTGCTGCTCCGTGGAGCTCAGCCTGTCCCCTGCATACCGGGAGCCGgtgccttttgctgctgctttgaggcTCTAGGCAGGACAGAAGGCCCTGACATACTGCCCTTGGAACAGAGCTGAGACTGGCTGCCGCAAGCCTGCAGTGGCGGAGGGCACGTGGAGGCGAGGTGCCTGTGGGTACTGCTTTAGTGTCAGGAACAGGAGGAGTGACCCAGCACTGAGGCAGCGGTGCAGATTCTGCGCTGATCTCATGAGTCTCCCCTGGATCTTCCCTTTACGTTTCTGAAGCTGACctgtctgcaggcagaggagcagccctggggtcGCGCCTTGCTGGGGGATGGCTCCAGGGAGGCTGATGTAGGAATAGGTGAAGTCATATTCTAGCTATAGACCTGCAGCATGCCTAGGCCTGTCTCCTTTGTGGATGCCTGTTTTTAGAGGGGAGATACATCAGTGACCGTGTCAGGGCTTTCCTGGTAGAGTAGCCAGAGAACCGAGTGGTTTTGCAAGATTGGTATGAGGGACCAGTAGCTCGAGCTAGCCAGGCACACAGGTCAGAATTTGGTTCAAGACCCATCTGTGAATGATCTGAGTGCAAGGAAACATTTTGATTGTTGATTTTTGatttttgtggtgggttaaccttggctggccaccaggtgctcACCAAGACAcgctctctctccccctcctcaatAGGGTAGGGGAAAAAATACGATGGGAAAgatcgtgggtcaagataaggacagggggatcactcaccagttactgtcacgggcaaaacagactcgacttagGGAAATGAATtcaatttattgccaattaataacagagtaggatagtgagacttgaaaacaaaactaaaatcaCCTTCCCCCTCATCCACCCTTCTTCCtagactcaacttcactcccggCTCTTCTACCCCCCTAGGTGGTGCAAGGGAACAGGGAATGGGGGTCGTGGTCGgttcataacactttgtctctgccgctccttcctcctcacgctcttcccctgctccagcgtggggtcctttcatgggagacagtcctccacaaacttcttcaatgtgagtccttcccacaggctgcagttcttcacaaactgctccagcatgggtcccttccacggggtgcagtccttcaggaacagactgcttcagcgtgtgtcccccgtggggtcacaagtcctgccagcaaacctgctccagcgtgggcttctctctacatgggtccacaggtcctgccaggagcctgctccagcacgggcttcccctggggtcacagcctcctttgggcacatccacctgctccggcgtggggtcatccacgggctgcagtgggtatctgctccaccgtggacctccacgggctggaggggacagcctgcctcaccatggtcttcaccacgggctgcagggaaatctctgctctggtgcctggagcacctcctccccctccttcttcactggccttggtgtctgcagggctgtttctcacatattctcacttctctctcctagctgctgcacagtgtttttcaccctttcttcaatattttatcacagaggcaccaccagcattgctgatgggctcagccttggccagcggcaggtccgtcttggagccgtcTCTGTCTGACGTGGGtacagctcctggtgtcttctcacagaagccccCCTGCTACAAagaccttgccacacaaacccaatacaatttttttcctacttacgCCCCCTAAATCTGCTGTGTGAGTCCAGATCTGATACCTGTTTTGAGGGCTTTGTGCCGTGGCTTTTTCATTGCACCTGGAACAGAAAGTTAGAGCAGCGGTTAAAGAGAGATAGCTCAAAACAAAGAGAATGTGCTTCCCCCAGAGAAAAAGGCCTGCTGTGTCTGACACATGGACTCTTACCCACAGGTTACGACTGTCCGGCTACTGAAGGGATCTTTGAGTATGCGGCAGCCGTGGGAGGAGCCACTATCACCGCAGCCCAGTGCCTGCTGGATGGCAAGTGCAAGGTAGCAATTAACTGGCCTGGAGGGTGGCATCATGCAAAGAAGTAAGAAAACAATCTCTTCCCTTGTGTTTTCTCACCTGGTGTCTGAACCCTGCCTCCTAGCTCCCAGCTTCCCTTGTGAACCCTCAGGGTGCAGCAGTCCAGCTGGAAGGGAGAGCAAGGTGTGAGAGGgctgagggaaggcaggaggtaGATAGGAAAGAAGCAGAGTGTAGGGCAGAGGCCCGAGGGTAGGCTGGTTACTGCCCAGTCCTGGTGCTACCATGGGCTGCAGTGCAGGTCTGGGGCAGATATATTCAGAGGTGTCCCGCCATCCATTGGTACTTGGTTATCTCTGGGAGTTCAAGTGAGAATTGGTTTTGCAAAGTCCGTGGAGAAGGGCTGCGGAGAGGCAAACGATTAGTGTCGCTCCCAACTTGGAGGAGAATGGGAACGTGGCAACATGTTGTTCAAATtgttttgtgtggcttttttggtTTCTTAATAAGAGGTTTGAAACAGCGCAGGACTGACCTCTGGTTTTCCCCATGCTCTGTGGGTGGCTGTTTGCTCTGAGCTGTGATGTCAGTAACGATCTTCCAGAACAAGGAGAGGCAGTAAAAATTCTGTCCCTGaatcctgtgattctgtagtgGTAAAATAATCTGTTTCCATGGCTTCCGCATTTTCCATGgctgtatgttttattttaacttgtgTCCCCCATCTCCCAAAACACGAAGCCTGTCTGCAAATGCAGACAAGGCATGCAGTTAACTGGCCTTTGCAGTGCCGTTCTGTTTCTCTGGGGAGCCCCAGAAATTAGCATGAACCACGTGTCTAACGCTAACAACTTGTACATCAGTGCACAGGTTTCTGTTCGTGCTCCAGTGACTTTTCTGACCTGGCAGAGAAACTCTGGAGGTGTAACAGTGGTGTGCAAACTCAGCGATGGCAACGTCTCATCAGGACCCTTTTCCTGGTCAGCACTTCGTGGAATATGGGTTCAGCTGTGGCTTGCTGAGAAAGAGGAGGGTTTAGCTTGGCTGAGCTGAGCCCTCTTGCTCTTTGCAGGAGggatggcttttttaaaattttctgttatcttttatCTTGATTGCATGGTTTATAAAATGCCTGTAACAGAAGAAATCTTAGCAGTGTTGCTGCCACTGAGCTGTGCTATTAGCGAGGTTCTGGGAAGCAAACAGTCTGTTTACAAAAGGCATTTAATACTTACTGATCCCAAAGGAGCcttcccagtcaccccagtgagGTGGCATGGGATGCTGCAGGATAGGCAGCAGCTGTGTTAGGTGCCAGGCCAGGGTCAAGGTCCAGCCAGACTGACACCCAACTGCAGGTGTCTGGTGCTAGGACCTGTGTCCTAGCAAAATACATGTCCTTTTGTCAAAAAAGACTTGCTGTTTGGTGGCTTAGTTACGTTCCAAGGTCATAAAGGTAGGAATGGTAACCACTGTCAGCTGGGGCTTTTGAAGCTCCCATTTCACTGGTATGCCTTTGGAGCGGAGGGCGAGATGCTGAGTTGGTGCCTTTTCTTgacccagccctgccctcccttctgGCAGTGACAGTCTGAGCTCCGCTGTGTGGATCtgtggggggggaaatcccaAGTGCTGGCCCTGAGATGCAGCTCTGACGCTGGTCAGCCTCTGTCCGAGCTGGTGTCCTGCTCTGCTTGGCCTCGAGCTTGAAAGAGCGAGTGTGTTACAGCATGGAGAGAGTGCCTGAGAGATGACGTAGTTCACTTTGCTTCCTTGCGTGctaggaaggagggaaagagtaCGGTGTGTAATCACAGTTAAGGAGGATTTCCAGGATACCTGCTAACATCCCAGTTCTCAGCATCACTGTAAATGAACAGAATCACTGGGAAGCATCTGTGCTCCGTGACATTTGCAGGGAGTGAGAGCAAGTGCAGTTCTGCCACCCCGTGCTTGCTCCTCACCATTTCCAGCTGTTTGCTGAGCAGCTGAGTGTCAGGGGAAATAAGCCGAGTGCTGTGGTTGAAAGTCAGGAAGCATTTCCAAGAGGCACATCTTAGATCCTGGAGTTGTTTGAGCCTGAAGAGCTCAAGAGTTGGGGAAGAGGGGTTTGGACACTCCTGTTGCAAAATATAAAGATTTGGTTTAAATCAGCTATCCAGGGCTGACCTAAGAGTGCATATGGGCTGGTGCCAAGTGGTGACGGGGACTTGACTTGGAAGCGAGTCTGTAGTAGGGATTAAGAAACTTTCTTATTCCTTTGATGCCAGCAATATGGAAGCCGCCCCCGATGTATGTCAGGCATAAATCTTTCCACGCAACGTCTGTCCTCTGTTTAGCTGCTGGGGCTCTGTTCTGGCTGAGCCTAGGAGCTGTATCGTGAGGGACTGCATGTGGGGCATCCTGTTGGCATTTTCCTGGAGAGGGAGTGTGTTGCTTTGAGGAGAGGCTTAACCTTCGTACCCCGAGACTTTGGGACAGAGAGCAGAGTGTTGCGACTGCCTTGGACCTGCCTTTCACTGCCAGGACCTTCCCAGGAGCAGTGACCCAGACAGCAGGGATGGAGtggctgcctgcctgtgcctgtcCAGCACTCGCAGGAAAATGGCCAAGCAAGACTGTCCAGGGGCCCATCCTCTTGCTGCAGGGGGAGACGAGGTACAGCAGAGAGTGGGTTTGAGTCAAGTGTCTCTGAACTTCTTTAAAATATCTCGGGTGCAGAAAGCTAACATTTTATTTGTGCAACAGCGAAATGGTCAGAGGTACCCCACCAAGCCCCCCATGGGTCAGGGcttctctgcagcagagccagctgatGCTTGACCAGCTGCCAGCAAGCCCAGGGTTGATAAGCGATTGGCACAAGCAGTCGTATTCTCTGTGCTTCTTATCCATGCTTTGAGCTGCTCCTGACCCATCTCTTGGTCGATCCTGGGCCTTGGCCAGgctcttcatcctcctctgcgTCCCCGTGAGGTGGAGACTTGCAAAGCAAAAGTGATAACGCCAAGATCAGTGGCAATTGCGCTGGCGATGTTCAACCTCACAGACGTTGTTTTCACAGAGATGAAGCTTCTGGCTTCTGTTACCTGAATGACGCTGTTTTGGGGATACTGCGGCTGCGCCAGAAATTTGACCGTGTCCTTTATATCGATTTGGATTTGCATCATGGGGATGGTAAGGCCCAGCGCAGGCTGCAAAGAGCACAGCCACACAAACTCAGCGGGAGCAATGGGAGAAGTGAAGGCCTGGCGGGGCAGTAGGGCTTTACCTGCTGCAACAGCCGTGGCTTTGCCTCCTTTCAGTGCAGTCAAGTTCCCTCCATCCATTTCTGCTTGTCCTGCTTTATGGATTCGCCCTGTGCTGCTCTTGGACCTCTCTTGAGGGTCTGGGCAGCAGTCTTGTACCTAAATCAACAAACAGCATGTTCCCATTCCAGTAATCCCCTCTGCCAGTGGCTTTCCAGTAAGGACTTCCCCCCGTCCCttgtctcccatcccggcagaaCAGCTGCTGACAGTGTTTAATTGTTTAATGCCACCAGTGCAAGAGGGAAGCAGTCAGTAGTCAacagtgcttttaaaagaagGCTTGACGCTATAAAACTAAAGCCAGAGCTGGCCTTGCTGAAACTGCTCTCTCCTTCAGGGACATTATTTCAACACCATTTAACATTTCCTGCTCTCCTAAATTTTATGGTGTGTTTCATTTTGCTCCATTTTCCCCCCACATTTGGTTTCTGTTAAGTTTCCTGttacttctttttccctccccaccgccaccgtctttaagaaaaagaaaaggcgtTTTGAACCACAGCAGCGCTGAGAAAAAGCGAGAGAGCCCAGTAGCTCTGGTTCTCATCAGGGCCAAGCTCTGGCCAAGGCATCCctgctcagctccttcccccagccttgCAGGCCAAGCAGCGCAGGCGAGTGCTGCTAACATGGGCACTGACCTGAGGTATTGAGATCCATTCAGTACTGAGTAGCATGAGACCCGCCAAATTCATTTCAGTTGTGACCTTTGCTGCAGTTGAATGCAGGTCTCTGTTGATTAAGGATGGATTTATTGAGCCAcatggttttctgctttgttcatTCTGTTCCTGCTCTGCTTGCTGCTCCGTGTTTATCGAGTGGCTTATTTGCGTGTTTAGACTGTCACTTATGTGAATGATGCAcgagagattttttttctcttcccttttctgatAGGAGTTGAAGATGCCTTTAGTTTCACCTCGAAAGTCATGACTGTTTCCCTGCACAAGTTTTCGCCAGGATTTTTCCCAGGCAAGTTGAACTTGTGAGGTTTGTGCTAATTTGGTTCACGCATCACTGACGAGGCCCCAGCAAAGGCAAGTCCCATCCCTTCTGTCCAGCAGAGGTGTCTCGCTGCCTCTCCTCTTGacccaggagaaggaaagaggggggAGCTACATGTTTGGCATTTCCCCCTTTCTGGTTGTGGCTAAGCTTTGGGCAGAGCCACTGCTGGGcagccacctgcagcccttgAAAGCTGCATGACAGAATTGGACAGAGAGCGAGAACCAGGTCCATCCAACCCCTCCTTTATTGGTGATGGCAAGTGGACTTCTCCGTAAGCATGCCAAAGGTCCTGGCTCTCTGCTCTCATCTGAGACACCCCACACATCCCTCTTGCTGCTGATTCCCTTTCCCTCATAATTAACCATAGggtgtttctgtttttcaggcaCCGGCGATGTGACAGATGTTGGCCTGGGGAAGGGTCGCTATTACAGCGTGAATGTACCTATTCAAGATGGCATTCAGGATGAGAAGTATTACCAGATCTGCGAAACGTAAGCCCTCTTGCTCTGATACAGTTTACTTGGATGGGATTTTAGAGAACAGAGACTGCacagattttgtttatttactatttttaattacagtCCTTCCTTAAGGCTTGCCCCTTTCCCTGTTACAGTTTTTGATTACAACGATCACGGATCTTAAGAGGTCTCGGAGGTCTTGTCCAAATCCTTTCCAAACTGAATATACAGAGGCATTTGTGGGTGGCTGGAGGGTCTCTTTGCCATGGGGTAGCCTTGTGTGTTTAAGGAGAAACTGAGAAGGGACAAATACTTTTTAGCTGTGGACTTGGGGCTAGatgctttttcttcaaataaatgcTCTGAACCCTGACTATGTGTGGGAGGTATGCTTGGGGCTGAGCTAAAAGTGTTTTCCAAGCACCTTTTGTCTGTGCTGGAAGAATGAAAGGCTGAAGGCTGAATGTCTGGCAGTGATGAAGCTGCCTCCCAGCAGGCCCCTCTGTCACTCATCTGGTGATGGACCTCGCAAGCCGTTGCCCATGTCAAAGATGGGCTGTGGGGCTTGTTCTTTTCAAGGGGAGAGGAGCCTCAGCGCAGGGCTCTAGGACACGGTAGCACATCCACCTCTCAGCTCTAACAGCTGAGGGCTGAAGCCTCTCTGGACTTGTAGCCCGTTAGGGCAGTCATGCTGCGGCTGTGCCTCCTGCTAGCTTGTCAGTGCTTGTCGGTGCTGGTGGTAGAGCGGCCCTCTTCCTGCTGGGGGACGTGTTTCCAAAAGACAGGGCAGCGTTAGGGGCTGAGTAGGGGTTAGGAGCCCAGTCGGGAGTGGCCCGTTGCATGTATTCCCAGTTGAAGGACACCAAAACCTACCATAGGGTCCAAGCTGCATATAACCAAAGCATCTACAAAGAAATTTTGAGATCTCCTGGGCAAAGAGGAAGAGTTCTGTCCTGGCCGGACATAGTCATATGCATGACTGGGTGTCTCATCCAGCTGATGTCTGAGGATGATTGCCTGAGCCTCCCAAATCCGTGGTGGGATTGGAGCGCGTGACTCCCTCCGACATGGGTTTCTGCAGGCTGACTACGCCCTGTGTACAGCATTTCCTCATATTCTTTTCCTGTGTCCCCTGCTGGTGAGAGGAGACCTGCTCCTTAGCAGCCCTCTGCTCCTTGCCAAGGTGCTGCCAGATCACACGTTCCTGGAGCAAGAAGCCAGGGAGACGCTGTGCAAAACTCTCACCTCCCTCGGTGCGGACGACAGCTTCCTCCCCAGTCTCGGTGGAGGCTGATCTGCTGCAGCACAGCGATATAAATAAATGGGGAGGAAGTTTGCTCTTGGCGTCGTGGAGCATGTGCACTTTGAACTTGCCTCTCTACAAGTTACAGTTCTTGTGTTTGATCGCTTTTGTTCTAGTAGATAAGGTCCTATCCTGCTTTTGAGGTGGTGTGGCACAGGGATAATTGCCTATTGTTTCTGGAAGTTGAATGACACGGGCTCCAATTAAAGTACATTTTACTAATAGCTGCGGCATGGAAAGGGGGCCAAAGTgtgactttatttatttattttctcgaAAGTCTGATGTCTTTAAAGTTTTGAAGACAAAGGCAGCCAGGGATGAAAAGTTTCAGAGCCACCATGAGAGTGACAGTACCAGAGCTGGATGCTGAGTTTCTGTGGTATGCTCTGCTCATGCAGAGATGTGTCCAAGGCACGTTGTCACTAGGAGCCCTCTGGGACACTACCTGCTCACGTAGTCTCTCCATCAAAAGAGAAAGTTATGATGGTCTGGCTAACTGTAAGCATCCAGAATAGCTGATATTCTGTATCAAAACTGTATCTGTATCAAAACTGCCCAAATTAATGAATGAAATTGGTTCTGAAAAGTTGTCAGTAACTTTACCTGGAGTTTAAATATTAACCTTTGAAGactaaagaaaatgcagtatgtgAGAAACATTGCAAGTGCAGAAAAGTAAACTTAGAAATAATCCAGAGACGTTCAATTCTTTGCTCCAAAGACAATCTGAGTTATTTTAAATGGCTGTAGTAGTTTGCTTGATAAACTTGCAATTAATTATAGCTGAAAGAGATAACTAATCAGCTATTTGTCCTGTAGTATT contains:
- the HDAC8 gene encoding histone deacetylase 8, producing the protein MAAAPPVYVYSPEYVALCDSLCKVPKRASMVHSLIEAYSLLDQMKVVKPKVASMEEMASFHTDAYLQHLQKVSEEGDDDHPESVEYGLGYDCPATEGIFEYAAAVGGATITAAQCLLDGKCKVAINWPGGWHHAKKDEASGFCYLNDAVLGILRLRQKFDRVLYIDLDLHHGDGVEDAFSFTSKVMTVSLHKFSPGFFPGTGDVTDVGLGKGRYYSVNVPIQDGIQDEKYYQICETVLKEVYAAFNPDAVVLQLGADTIAGDPMCSFNMTPEGVGKCLKYVLQWQLATLILGGGGYNLANTARCWTYLTGVILGRTLSSEIPDHEFFTEYGPDYVLEITPSCRPDRNEPQRIQEILNSVKGNLKHVV